In Zobellia roscoffensis, the following are encoded in one genomic region:
- a CDS encoding class I SAM-dependent methyltransferase: MKPFLKTKDFSITGEDFELLLDEELQMLVTKPQPKDLQKFYESDAYISHTDASKSAIDKMYQAVKKISLAQKVFLINRYANQNKTLLDVGAGTGDFLLEAEKWKWSVKGVEPNQDARIRSREKKMELLSSIDEVPQTKFQVITLWHVLEHLPDLDLQIAKIIERLEDDGALVIAVPNFKSYDAKHYKEFWAAYDVPRHLWHFSKEAIGKIFAKHDMQLMKTKPMWFDAFYVSILSEKYKTGKQNFIKAFFVGLYSNLVAVFNGQPSSVIYILKKQE, encoded by the coding sequence ATGAAACCGTTTTTAAAAACTAAGGACTTCTCAATTACCGGTGAAGACTTTGAATTACTTTTAGATGAAGAGCTGCAAATGTTGGTGACCAAACCCCAACCAAAAGATCTTCAAAAGTTCTACGAAAGTGATGCCTATATTTCGCATACTGATGCTTCCAAATCTGCTATAGATAAAATGTATCAGGCGGTAAAAAAAATTAGCCTTGCTCAAAAAGTATTTTTAATAAATAGGTATGCAAATCAGAATAAAACGTTGTTGGATGTTGGTGCAGGTACAGGAGATTTTTTGTTGGAAGCTGAAAAATGGAAATGGTCCGTTAAAGGAGTAGAGCCAAATCAAGATGCTAGAATTCGTTCTCGTGAAAAGAAAATGGAATTGTTATCTAGTATAGATGAAGTGCCTCAAACCAAATTTCAGGTTATTACGCTTTGGCATGTTTTAGAACATCTGCCAGATTTGGACTTACAAATAGCAAAAATTATAGAAAGGTTAGAAGATGATGGTGCACTTGTTATTGCTGTTCCAAATTTTAAATCTTACGATGCTAAACATTACAAAGAATTTTGGGCGGCTTATGATGTTCCTAGACACCTTTGGCATTTTTCTAAAGAAGCCATAGGGAAGATATTTGCAAAACATGATATGCAATTGATGAAAACAAAACCCATGTGGTTTGATGCTTTTTATGTCTCTATACTTTCTGAAAAATATAAAACAGGGAAGCAGAATTTTATCAAAGCATTTTTTGTGGGCCTATATTCAAATCTGGTTGCTGTTTTTAACGGGCAACCTTCCTCAGTAATCTATATTCTCAAAAAGCAGGAGTAA